The following proteins are encoded in a genomic region of Gossypium hirsutum isolate 1008001.06 chromosome D05, Gossypium_hirsutum_v2.1, whole genome shotgun sequence:
- the LOC107893374 gene encoding receptor-like protein EIX1, with translation MNSLFSWKSEECCLWRGVYCNNFTGYVEMLDFSDQPLVVAGTISPSLLKLHHLTSLNFNSNDFNGSPIPEFFGSLKKLKLLDLSNANFRGLIPSLLGNLSMLETLRLGGNDGVFNVGKLEWLSHLSRLKEVDLSSTNLSNANDWCQVISHLPLLQKLNLIDCDLPSISSSSLSLANSSTSLTYLDLSDNNLPSSAIYPWLFNVSSNLVSLDLSSNHLKGPILDAFGK, from the coding sequence ATGAACTCCCTTTTTTCATGGAAAAGTGAGGAGTGCTGTCTATGGCGTGGCGTCTATTGCAACAACTTTACAGGATACGTTGAAATGCTCGATTTTAGCGACCAACCTCTGGTTGTAGCAGGTACAATTAGCCCTTCACTGCTTAAACTACATCATTTGACTTCTTTAAATTTCAACAGTAATGATTTTAATGGAAGTCCCATCCCAGAGTTTTTTGGTtctttgaaaaaattgaaattactgGATCTCTCAAATGCTAATTTTAGAGGTCTAATTCCTTCTCTACTTGGAAATCTTTCAATGTTGGAGACTCTTAGATTGGGTGGCAACGATGGAGTTTTCAATGTTGGAAAACTTGAGTGGCTTTCCCATCTTTCTCGTTTGAAAGAGGTTGATCTCAGTTCCACTAACCTGAGCAATGCCAATGATTGGTGTCAAGTCATTAGCCACCTTCCTTTGCTCCAAAAACTAAATCTGATAGATTGTGATCTTCCAAGCAtatcttcttcatcactttccCTTGCCAACTCTTCTACATCTCTCACCTATCTCGATCTCTCTGATAATAATCTCCCTTCTTCTGCCATATATCCATGGTTGTTTAATGTTAGCAGCAACCTTGTTTCACTTGACCTCTCAAGTAACCACTTGAAAGGTCCAATTCTAGATGCTTTCGGAAAATGA
- the LOC107894144 gene encoding receptor-like protein EIX2, with the protein MAIQELHLSDNLFILAENQGRGDSGLNEVEKLPDLRVLDLGYNLLNGSISKSIGQLSNLRVLRLPGNSIDGDVISEAHFSNFTYLRKLDLSYTSLTLRFNSEWIPSFQLSQLLLCSCKLGPRFPNWIQTQMDVLNPDVEISSIDYFDISASGISDSLPYWFWDKFLVFSDINMSFNQISGTFPNNSIHISLLDLSSNNFSRPLPRFSLDYMMGAINLSKNKFTGSVSPICSITDKGGLALLDLSNNLFSGVVPDCFESFRSLTALNLGDNSFSGSLPSSLGSLVSLEKLSLRGNKFSGVLPSSLQNCAKLKFLDLSDNELSGEIPMWIGQKLSSLVFLSLQGNQFRGRIPHQLCGLKNLQILDLSVNKIPGTLPPCLNNFTSMAKKVSLERRIEHPILDTGVGDEPSWIIQGTKQSYPQLGLLLAIDLSWNKLTGEIPKELSSLQELVVLNLSRNHFNGKILQKIGYIRQLEVLDLSRNKFSGNIPTSLFELTFLSNLNLSYNDLSGKIPTSTQLQSFDPSSFSHNRGLCGPPISPNCSMVEPPPGKAAVGSEEDCDEFMKWFYTGMGLGFAVGFWGFCSVVFFKRS; encoded by the exons ATGGCTATTCAAGAACTTCATCTTAGTGATAATCTTTTTATATTAGCAGAAAATCAAGGTAGGGGCGATTCTGGGTTGAATGAAGTCGAAAAACTACCAGATTTGAGGGTTCTAGATCTTGGGTACAACCTTTTAAATGGATCCATAAGCAAAAGCATTGGACAACTTTCCAACCTGCGAGTCTTGCGGCTTCCAGGGAATTCTATTGATGGTGATGTGATTTCCGAAGCTCATTTCTCAAATTTCACCTATTTACGGAAGTTGGATTTATCCTACACTTCTTTGACTTTGAGATTCAACTCCGAATGGATTCCTTCCTTCCAACTGAGTCAACTATTGCTTTGCTCTTGCAAGTTAGGGCCTCGTTTCCCAAATTGGATTCAGACTCAAATGGACGTCCTAAACCCTGACGTTGAAATTTCTTCCATAGATTACTTTGATATTTCTGCTTCAGGAATTTCGGATTCTCTTCCCTACTGGTTTTGGGACAAATTTCTGGTATTTTCGGACATAAACATGTCTTTCAATCAGATCAGTGGTACTTTTCCAAATAACTCTATCCACATAAGCCTTCTAGATCTAAGCTCTAATAATTTCTCAAGACCATTACCACGTTTTTCTTTAGACTACATGATGGGGGCCATTAACCTTTCCAAAAACAAGTTTACTGGTTCAGTCTCTCCAATTTGCAGTATTACCGATAAAGGTGGTTTGGCATTACTTGATctctcaaataatttattttctggAGTGGTTCCTGACTGTTTTGAAAGTTTCCGGTCTTTAACAGCTTTGAATTTGGGTGATAATAGTTTCTCAGGCTCACTTCCAAGCTCCTTAGGATCTCTGGTTTCTCTTGAAAAGCTAAGTTTACGTGGTAATAAATTCTCTGGAGTATTACCTTCATCTTTACAGAATTGTGCCAAGTTAAAATTTCTCGACTTGAGTGATAATGAATTATCAGGAGAAATACCTATGTGGATCGGTCAGAAGCTTTCATCGTTGGTTTTTCTTAGCCTTCAAGGGAACCAGTTCAGGGGAAGGATTCCCCATCAACTTTGTGGATTGAAAAATCTACAAATCTTGGACCTCTCGGTAAATAAAATCCCTGGTACCTTACCACCATGCCTCAATAATTTCACTTCCATGGCAAAAAAAGTGAGTTTAGAACGAAGGATTGAGCATCCCATCTTAGATACTGGTGTGGGTGATGAGCCTTCATGGATCATTCAG GGAACAAAGCAAAGCTATCCACAACTTGGATTGCTACTAGCCATTGATCTCTCTTGGAACAAATTAACAGGAGAGATTCCTAAAGAATTAAGTAGTCTTCAAGAACTGGTTGTATTGAACTTGTCAAGAAACCATTTTAACGGAAAAATTCTTCAAAAGATTGGGTATATAAGACAACTAGAGGTGCTTGACCTGTCAAGAAACAAGTTTTCAGGAAACATCCCGACAAGCTTGTTTGAATTAACATTTCTAAGCAACTTGAACTTGTCTTATAATGACTTGTCTGGAAAAATTCCAACCAGCACTCAACTACAGAGCTTTGATCCTTCGTCATTTTCCCATAATAGAGGACTTTGTGGTCCTCCTATTTCACCAAATTGCTCAATGGTGGAACCACCTCCTGGCAAAGCTGCAGTAGGAAGTGAAGAAGATTGTGATGAGTTCATGAAATGGTTTTACACTGGCATGGGACTTGGATTTGCTGTGGGTTTCTGGGGGTTTTGCAGTGTTGTGTTCTTCAAGCGTTCATAG